The segment AAGCCACGATTCTGCTCGATCAAGGCAGTAGTTTAATCTATCGACTCAATGGCATCGTGCCAAATCCCACGTCTGATCGCCCTCAAAATCCGATCGGAACCTCGATCAATATGACGGTGCAGCGTCGTGATCGCGCAGGAAACCTCCAAACTCTCTTGAATCGCGTCCGAGTCAATAATCTGGAGGACATTGCTCCAGATGCGGACTATTCTAAGTTCCCCTTTACAGGTGTGTTTCGCGGTCAATCTAACAATGGGTTTCGGCTTTATTCTGTTAGCAGTTCTACACATGGACTCTACGCCAGCTTGCGTCCTACTCGTGGACAGCCCCAGCAAATGCAAATCGTTCACTATTTGAGCCGGGGAAATTTTGTACGATCGACTGCAGGCACTTGTCGTTGATCAGATGTTGCGTAATCTATCACTGAGGTCAATTTATGAAAGCGATCGTTCAGACCCAATATGGTTCATCCGATACCCTGAGCTTACAGGAGGTCGATTCACCGACGATGACGGATCAGAGTGTACTCGTTAGAGTTCATGCGACATCCGTCAATTCGGGCGATTGGCATCTGATGCGGGGTAGTCCTTTTCTAGTTCGTTTTATCTATGGATCGCTACTCAAGCCCAAGCTCAAGATTCTCGGTTTTGATGTTGCAGGACGCGTAGAAGCCGTAGGCAAAGCAGTTACTCAGTTCAATCCGGGAGATGAAGTGTTTGGGGATTTGTCGGAGTGTGGATTTGGGGCATTTGCTGAGTATGTCTGTTGTCCTGAAACGGCATTAGTGCATAAGCCGATCACGGCAAGCTTTGAAGAGGCTGCGACTGTGCCCGGAGCTGCGTTAACCGCTTTGCAAGGATTGCGGGATGTGGGACAGCTTCAGCTAGGGCAGCGAGTGTTAATTAATGGTGCGTCTGGTGGGGTTGGATCGTTTGCGGTTCAGATTGCAAAAATTCTGGGGGCTGAAGTGACGGCGGTTTGCAATTCGCAGAAACTAGAAAAAGTGCGATCGCTTGGGGCTGATCACGTCATTGACTATACGCAAATCGACATTACTCAAGCGAGACAGCAATACGACTTGATGCTAGATGCTGCGGGTTTCCGCTCTGTTTTCGACTATTTACCAACATTAGTTCCTCAAGGGACTTATGTAATGGTCGGTGGCTCAACAGTTCGACTGTTCCAGGTGCTATTGTTTGGATCTATCATTTCCAGCATCAGCCGTCGAAAAGTAAAAGGTTTTGCGGTCAAGCCAAATCAAACCGATCTACTCACTCTGAAGGCATGGATGGAAGCTGGAAAGCTCATGCCTCTGATTGATCAGTGTTATCCATTGAGCGAACTTCCTACCGCGATTCGCCGTCTCGAACAGCGACAAGTAACCGGGAAAGTTGCGATTCGAGTTTGAGCGAGAAGGGCATGGAACAACCGAGTAATGAATCAAACCGACGCAATCAGGTCGATACTCGATTAGAAAAAGACGTTCAACAGTCCAAAACCCCAAAAGCCTACCAAAGAGAGCATTGATTCGCTGAATCGCTTTGTGCTTTTCTCAATCATGCAATGGAGGAAACTTCAGAACTAGAATGGTCTTTGCCCGCCATTCTAGAATCGATCCAAAAACCGACCTTGACCGCAAGCACACGTCTTATGATTCAATCAGATGGGACTAACTTAATTGAGGAAGAAGCCAAAGCACAATCGACTTATCTCATTGCTCAAGTCATTGGAGCTTGGAGCGAGACATTTACGTTAACACTCAAAAGCTTTGATCCTGAAAGTGGCATTCTATTAGATTCTCTAAGCCTGCCGCCCGTCGTGTTTCAACTGTGTTTCAACCTTACTCAGGTCTGTTGCGATGTTATTGAAAATCTGGCGTGTTGAGCAAACTTGTTTATTCGAGCTAGTCTGGAATGAGGCGCACACGCTCAGCGCAAAACTCATCTATCCAGAAACCCTGACGACGCTCTATCAAACCTGGAAAAACACTTACCTCCAGTTTTATCGCTCAACCTTACGTGCCCGTCCCGGTCTCGTGCTGAACTTAGAAGAACCTGAGATTGATTGGCGCACTCGCCTGGTTCAAGCAGAAGCCACGTTTTTAGCAGAATTTCACTACTGGGTAAATAGCGCAGAACTACTAGAAATTCGACGACAAATTACTCGTTCTAAAACTTCAACCCTCTATCTGCGTTGCGATTCTCCAGAGATTGTTAAACTTCCTTGGGAATCTTGGCAGATTGGCTCAGAATTCGGCTCTGGTCAACCGATTCATGTGATCCGAACTTCAGTTGCTCTCTGTGCTGAACAAGCGAAACCCGTTCGTCGAACTAGAAATCGGATCTTAGTCATTCTTGGCGATGAAACTGGCTTGAACTTTGAAGCTGAACGTGCTGCCTTACAGCAGTTAGATCATCGCACTGAAATTAGCTTAGTTGGGTGGCAACCAGCGATCCGAACACCTGAGTTATTGCAACAGATTAAGACTGCGATCGCTGATCCCGAAGGTTGGGACATTCTCTTTTTTGCAGGACATAGCAACGAAACCGCGCTCACGGGCGGAGAACTCGGTATTGCTCCAAACACTTCAATTCTCATGAGTGAAATTGCACCGCAGCTAAAAACGGCTCAAGAACGCGGATTGCAATTTGCGATTTTCAACTCCTGTAACGGTTTGAGCATTGCAGAATTGCTGATCAAGCTAGGGTTGAATCAAGTTGTTGTGATGCGTGAGCCAATTCGTGATGATGTTGCAAAAGACTTTCTGATTCACTTTTTAAGATATCTATCGAGTCATCAAGATGCTCAAGAGGCAACGATCTCAGCGTGTCAGTTCCTCAAACTAGAGAAGAATTTAACTTATCCTTCAGCCTATCTCATTCCATCTTTATTTTCTCATCCTCAAGCTCAACCTTTTCGGCTCTTCACACCGAGTTGGAAGACACAGCTTAGACGATGGAAACCGAAGTGCCGAGAAGCGATCGTACTCAGCTTATTCGCAATTCTAAGTAGTTGGCTCCCGATCCAAAGTGCCCTGATTGATCAACGTCAACTCGCACAAGCCTTGTATCGCCAGATTACTCGCCAAGGAATTCAGGCAACCGCCCCTTCAACTTTGCTCATTCAAATCAATGAAGAATCCCTACAAAAAGATGGCATCAAATTAATTGAGCAGAATCTCGATCGCCGATATCTTGCGAAAGTTATCGATCGCATTTCGCAATCAGAGAGTTCTGTCATTGGCATTAACTATCTATTGTTTCGGCATCAACCGAGTAGCGATCGCATCTTCGCAAAATCTCTTCAATCAGCGACTAAATCCGGTAAGCAAATCGTTTTCTCAGCCACTCAAGATGTTCAATCCTATCAAGCTTGGGTGACAGCTTTACCAGAGTTCACGAAATTTGGTAGCAGTGGAGATATGGACTTGCTAGGCGATCCAGCCTTTTATGCACGATTGATTGGTGACACTTCAGCCCAAACTGAGATGCTCCCTTTCGCTTACCAAGTCGTGCGATCGTGTAATCCAAAAGCACTCAATCGACAAAATGAACACCTCTATTTTCATCCAATCACTCAATTCTCTGCTTTATTTGGGCAAACCTGGCTTCACCCTTTAGTCGATTTCTCAATTCCGCCCAAGCAAGTCTATGATGCAGTTCCAAGCTGGCAATACTTACAGAATCGAGATAATCCGAACAATGAAATTGTCTTGGTCGTTCCTGGTGGACAACTCGATGCAGGAGTTCTGCCTGGGGAAGATTATTTTAGTACTCCACTTGCCTTCAAATTTTGGCAACCGAACGCAACTAGAAAGATGTCAGGAGGAACAATTCATGCTTATTTGATTCATAGTTTAGTAGCTCACCGTATGATTCTTCCAATTCCTGATCTTTGGATTATCATCATTGCTGCGATCGCTGGTAAAAGCACAATCATTTTAATCACTCAGAAAAAACTCAACTGTAAATGGTTTTTCATTGTCCCAATTCTCTATGGCTTAGTTAGCTTACAGTTCTACATTTCTTCCCAAGTTCTGATCCCATTTCTACTACCCACGCTGACCTATCTTGCATTTCTAGCTCAACTCAATCTCAAACCTCAGTCAAATGATTAAACAAACTCTAGTTCTGATGAGCTTTCTGGTCGCATCTCCGGTTGTTGTGCTAGCGGATGCTCCTGTTCATGCACAACAGCGCTCAAATTGGCAAGAATTCTTTCAGCGAATTGTCTCCCGTTCTCCGCTTCCTCGCAAAAGAGGCGGCGGTCGTGAAGGTCTTTTGGGTTGGCAAGTGCTGACTCCTGGCAGTTTGTCACAACAACTATGGACATTGCAACCGATTTTAGTTTGGCGATCGCAGCCTAATGGAAAATTAGTTCCCGATCGTGCTGAAATTCTTCCGGCAGGTTCAGGCTCTCCCATTTGGAGCCAACGAATCCAGCCAAGTCGGACAACACCGATCATAGCTAAACTGGAGCCTGGTAAAACTTATGTCTTGCGATTCTCAAAGTGGAATGCTGACCTGAAGAAAGATGAGGTGATCATCGGGTGGGACATTGAAGTGATGCCAACTGCACAACGGCAGAAAGTCGCCGCAGCGCTCAATCGCCTCAACAAAAATCTCAAGCCTGTAGAACGATTGCAGCGAAGAATTGAGGTGCTCGCATCCTTCGGATTATGGTCTGATGTCGTTCAAGAGATTGAACAATCAAAGGTGTCTGCCCGCGATCGTCAGACCGCAATCAATGATCTACTCACACAGCTAGAAGATTCGGCGGGTTCAACCCGTATCAGAAAGTAAGTTCGCTGGCGGTTTTGAAAAGAATGATCTAATGTCCATATTGTCAATCGAACCAAATCGTCAAACACGGACACTGCACGGGAAAAAAGCGGTAGAATTGCATGAATTTCGGATTCATGATCCCGAAGATGGGTGAGAATTGGGCGCTGAAGTTGCGAAAATACGCACTATGCTCAAAGAAACGTTTTGTACCCATCACTGAAGCGCCCTTGCAGTCGCTTCGTTTTGATGTCTCAAATGATCTCAAATGAGAGAGAAAGAACTGCAACATCATCACTACTTACTTTGTAGAAAGAGCTTTCTGGCTGTCGATCGAGATCCGAAAGAAGATTGTCAATGGCATCAATTCCTCGCTGATCTGCAATCGTAACTGGAGTACGATGTGATTCTTCTGCTAGCGTTCTCATTTGCTGATAGGTTCTCGTCAATGGATTACGACTTGCAACGATTAAAGCTTCACCCCGTCCAGCAGCCGGAGGTGCGATTCGGAACGATTCGCTTGGGTCAGGGATCAGTCGATTCGCTTGGGCAGAAACTTCACCACTTAAGCTTTCACGAATGTAGTCATTGGGGAAAATGATCGAGAAGCGACCATTTGGACTGATCAGGGCAATGAGTAAATAGAGCGGTACACGATCGCGGTTCGTAATTTGAAGTTGGCAAGGCGTTCTTGCACGAATTGGCTGACTTGGTGTTGGCAAATTTCTGTAAGTACTTGCTTTTGCAATAATCTGCCCTGGTTGACTTTGAGGATAAAGTGAAACTTCGAGCTTCAATTTAGAACTGTTAGGGTTGAGGGTTTGGCGAATTAGATGTGCGGCGAAGAGTCCCTGGAATTTTGGGGTAAGACGGACAATCGCCTTTGAAAGCGATTCTCCAGGTTGCTCGAAAGAATCAGGGAGAAGTTCTAAGCTTGGTGAAAACAGCGCAATACTATTGCGAGGTACAGAGGTCGTTTGAGCAGTGACTCGACTGAGAATGTAATGTACCGATTGAGGATAGGAACCATCAGGGCGAGCAGGAATAAATTCAATTCGGGAATCTTGACCTTGAGGAGCCTGATTGCCTAGCGATGAATCTAGACCAATTCGGAGTTTTATCGTCTTCGAGATCACTCTTGACGTTTCTTTGAGTAATGCACCCGGAACAAGATTTCCGGTCAGCGTTGCAGTTGCGATTAAGCCTTTTCGCTGAGTAATCGTAACTGTTGCTGTTCCTTCTAAAGTTGAAAACTGAGACTCACTACCAAATGCTTCGAGCGTTTTTTTATCTAACCCTCCAAGCCAGAGGGTTGCTTGATTGCGTTGAATCGATCGAACAACTGCTTGAGCCGCTTGGTTTACAGGAGAAGTGAAGTAGATGGGCTGTGTTTTCACTTCTGGCTTAGAATCGAAAACAGGCTCTTGAAAGCCTGTAGCAGTGAGTAGAGATCGCGTAATCATTGCCTCTGCATCGGTTAAACTGCTCGTCGTTTCCCAAAGATATTGAGTCAGACAGTAAGTAAATAAGCCTGAAGAAACATCCGCTACATCGCTTTCTTTAGCAATTTGATTTGCAGTTGCAGCCGCTAAGACAATGCCTTTTGCTGTTCCTGCTTTTCTACGATCGCGCAATTCCTGTGATGAAATGCCTAATTTTCTCATCCAGTTTTTCTGATAAGCAATTTCATCAGCACTCGGTTGATAGAAAGCATGACTTGCATCGGCTCGAACTCTCTCACTGCCACGAGTTCCGCCACCTGAGTAGCAGCAATCCAGTACTGCGGTAACATTCTCTGTTTTTAGGGCTGACATGAGTAAGAACAATGTCTTACCCATGATGTCATCGACGCTCTGATCGGCATTGCGATAATCGGCTCTAGCAGGGACGAAAGCGCTATTTGCTTGATCTGAAGTGATCGCATCCGAATCAAAGAGTCGAGAACCGTGCCCTGAGAAATGAAAGACAACAATATCGCCAGGTCTTGCTTGCTGGATGAGGTGCGCTTCAAAGGTTTGGAGAATATTGCTGCGGGTTGCATCTTGGTTGATTAAAATTTTGATATCTGAAGGCTTGAAGCCGAATCGATGGATCAGCAGTTCGCGTTGAAGTTGGACATCGGTTTCGCAACCTGTTAGGGGGGAAAGTCCGCGATGATTATCCTGCCTAACTCCGAAGGAATTACTCGTTTCCAAATAGCTATTAATTCCAACTAAGAACGCGAGTTTGCGAGAACTTGATTGTGCCAAAACTTGACCATATCGGCTTGCCTGAGCAAGATATAGCGCACCTGCTGCTTGAAGAAAATGACGACGTTTCATAGTCTTTCTCTACTCAACGTTAAGAAGAGTGCGGTGGTGAGTGGATTGATTCGACTCAAGCATGTCAGAAAACGGCACATCGTCAGATATTCCTTAATCGGTTAGACAGGTTAGTATCAAGATTTTATTTTCCTTTCTTCTCACTTGAATTACGGAATTCCGAAAAGTTGTCGAGAATCCTTGCAATATGCATAACTTCCTCCGGGAAGTATAATTTGATTTCTCTGATTGCTAGGAATTGAGGTGAGTATGGATGATCTCGTCAAATACTGGACACTAATCTGCATCAACCCGGCAGGCGGTTACCGAACAGAGAAAAGCGCGATCGCACACCGCTATATTACTCAGAACTATTCGCACATTTCCGAATCGCAACACTTACAGCAGCAGTTGGTTTACGCCTATCAACAGGGCTTCACAGAAGCAGAACTTTGTCTTCGCTGCTTTATCTCACATTGCACACTGGAAGAATGTAGCTCTATCGCACGCCAGTTTGGTGAGTACTATCAATTTCATCAATTCGATCTGCTGACCTATGTGCTAGATGATGATGGTTCACTCTCGACTGAATACAGCCCATTGTCCAAAAGAATTCTAGCAAGCTACAATCCAGCGATCGCAACATTGAATACTTGGGCAACTCGATTGGTTCGACAACATCCAGAACTGAATCAATTTTTTAAGCAACAGGGTTTATTCTTAAAAAGCGATTGGGCAATTCTCAACAGTACAACCTCAAAACAATTGCAGCGCATCTTAAAAGAACGATTTTACTGGTCAGCAGAAACGATTCAAACTGCCATTCTGTATCTTGAAAGCTATCATGCGGTGTATTTGAACGATCGCATTGCTGCAGGAAGTCAAGGCAGATGTAAAGAGCCAACTTCTGAGCAGTTGCAGCGAATGGTAGAGTATTTGCAGCCGAAGATCGTTTCTCCCAATCAAATTTTGAATCAGTTACTTGCGATCGCGCATTGTCTTCGACAACATCGTCTCAATCGGTACCAGACTGAATCGATCGAGGATAAAGCAATTCAAGCGAAGGCAGAACATCCGAGTCATTCGGAGGCTGATCCCGCAGAAGAATTTTTAAATTACTATCGCGCTCAATTCTTAAAATGTTTGAATGCGTCTTTAGAAATTGTGATTCACGATTACACCAGTCGTTTAAAAGGTCAAAAAGTTGATCAATTCTTGACAGCATTGAAACTGCTTTATTGTCAGCGCGTAACCATGACCCAGATTGCTGATCAGCTTGATCTCAAGCGTCAAGACAACGTTGCACGACTTTTAAAATTAAAAACGCTGCGTGCTGATGTCGGGTTGCATATGCTCAAAGGGCTGAAACAGGATATCCGAGAGACGGCCCAAACCTTCATCGATCCAGAGCGACTGACTCAGTTTGCAGAAGCGATCGATCTCGCATTGCGCGATCAAGTCGATGCTCTGCTAGAAAAGGATGCTCAACAATCCAAAACGCCAAAAGCCTATCAAAGCAATAATCTGTTTGCTGAACAACTTTGTGCCTTGCTTAATCATTCCGGAGCATGATCATGATTCCGTTAAACGCTGCTTCTACCCCACTTGACCTCACATCAGACCGAATTAATCGAGCGATCGCATTTAGCCAGACGCTCCCGAATTCTCTCACTCGCTGGCAATCTCATCTTGCTTTACTCGCTCTAGAAGGTCTGGCGCAATATTTTAGTGAGCGATCGACTCCGATTCAGTTCGATCGAACTCAGGCAAGATTACTTGAGCCTTCAGAATTTGGCATACCCGCTGCGATCAATTCGATTTATGCCGATCAATTTCACCTTGCTTTATTTGTCGTAGACAACGAAATTGAGTTTCCGATGAGTTTAATGCAAAATCCAGCTCACTTCTATATTGCTGCTAGTGTGAATGAGGAAGCGAATCAAATTGAATTTTATGGTTTTTTAAGAGGAGATCGACTGAATCTAAGTTCTACTTCTGATGCAACTTGTCTCATTCCGGTTTCTCAGCTTGAAACAAATTTTGAGCACTTGTTTTGGTACTTAGCAAGTTTGGAATTGAGTGCGATTCCGTTACCATCGTCAAGTTTAGCCATTTCTGCTCAATGGCTGATTCAACCGCTTGTCAATGCGGCTCAATGGGTTCAGACTCAAATTGATGAATTGTCTTGGACACTGTTTTCGTTGGAGCTAGCGCCTGCCGGAATGAGAGCTTCAGCAAATGCGTTTAGCGCAGACTTAAGTTCTGTGTTTACTGAGATCGAGCGGTCTGGACTTCAAATTCCTTCAACAGCACAATCGGGTTATCGATCGATTAAACTCAACCAGCATACATTCCGACTTTACATCACGACTTGGGCAGTAGAAGAGGCAGAATGGTCTTTACTGGCAATCTTAGAATCAATTCAGTCTCCCACTTTGCCAACTGGGACACAACTGGTGATTCAAGCAGGCGAAACGGTGTTGGTCGAGGAAGAAGCAAAAGCGCGATCGGCGTATCTGATTGCTCAGATCATCGGAGATTGGAATGAACAATTTACATTAACGCTCAAGAGTGTTGATCCTGGCGATCGCATGACTATCGACTCTCTGAGCTTACCTCCGATCGTTTTCCAACCGGATTAATGCCCTACTGCTCAGAATCTAGCGCGTCGAAAAACTTATCGATTCGAGCTAGTCTGGAATAGCTCACAAACTCTCAATGCATCAGAACTGCATAACCTGCAAAGCTGTGAAACCTAAACCGTCCCAGAGGCAAAAATAAACTTTCTGCCTCTGCATCGCAAATCTCGTGACTTTTATCCGACAGACCAGGTATAACAGCAATGTGCATCTCGGAGTCCTTCACAGAGTGCAGCAATGTTCTAAGCAGAAGCTGTACATGCACGTCCGAAAGTGGCGATATCGAGATCGTCGCACTGCCGAACTCATCTGCATCCTGATGAACTTGGCAAACCTAACAATTACAGCAATAAAGTATTATTGAAATGTCATTGAAGCCATTGAATTTCTTTTTCATGCTGGCGGCTATCTCTGTCGCTTCACTTGTCCCTTCGCAAGTTCGTGCCGAGGGAAACTGCCCACCGGGTTTTTACCCGATCGGGGGTGGCAGCGGTGGTTGGGTCGGCTGTGCTCCGATGGATGGCGGTGTAGGCAGCGGACAAGCACAACCAGCTAATAATCCACCGCCCATGATTAACAATGGTGTCAGGCTGCCCGGGCTTTCTACCTATGATCCTCAAAAGTGGGCGGATTTCTTTGAACACCTGCGCCAGTCATCACTCAGAGACCAGAGAGAATTGATCGTTAAGCGCAATGGTGAGGCTGCTGGTAAAACTTTTGACGAGCTTGCTGAAGGAGTGTGGACGGTGGGTCGCTCTCCTGCGGGGCAGAGTACACTTGCTTGTGCGGCAACATTTTGGACGCTGAACGGTGGGGTTGTTTTGATGGACTGGAAAGGAGAGCAATCCGGCACAGCGATGATGTTCTTTGCCAGGTCTATGCCGCCTGAGAAAAAAGCGAAGCGGATGCGGGTCAGTCTCGTGCAATCCGGGGAGACACAAACTGTCGAGGTCTTGGCATCACATTTCCCGCTGGCTCCCAAGATGGGCATGATTTTCTTCAAGGTTCCATCAAGCGAAGCACTGCTCGGATCGATCGAAGACACCCAGGACTTTGCCGTTCATCTGGAGAGCCGTAAACTTTTGAGCGGTGAATGGCACAGTGCCGCTCCAATGCGTAAGGATCTAGCCGAATGCGTGGCTCAGATTACGCGGGAAACCTCTCAGCCCAGAGGTAAGAGCGAACGATAGCACAGACATGATTCAGTAATTCAAGAGTTGACTTTACGATGCGTTTAATAGTTTCTCAATCTTGGTTGTTCGTATTGACAGCGATTTGGTTTGTTCCTTCTAGTATTCGTCCTGCATACTCAGCAGAAATTCAGCTTCCGATGATTCGGACAAGTTGCACAACCGATTCTCATCGACTGCTCGCGCCCATGCCTTTGAGGCTACCACCAACAGCTGTTTACGTTAGATCTGAGCAAGTGGCTCAGGCTAGAAAGCTTAAGACATTAATTGCAGCGAGACAATGGGAGCAGGCGCTGCAAGAGTTTCAGAAAGGATCGAGTTGGGTACAAGATGAGACAGCGCGATCGCTCTTTGTTGGACTGGTTCGAGCCAATGAAACGGCTCGTGCATCTCGGTTTGTGATTGAGCAGTTTCCGCCACAGTCTCGACAACGAGCGCGGGGAATCGGCGCGATCGCGGCTGAACTAACGGGTCGCAATCAATTGAATGATGCGATCGCACTCCTCAAAAAATTGCCTCAGACTTCCGAATATCTCAGTGATGCTGTGATTCCAGTTGTGGATACGCTTGCTGCAACCCATCAGATTCAAACCATTCCGCAAGTCATGACGTTGTTTCCTGTAACTGAGAAATGGACAATTTGGACAGATGTTGCGAATGCAGTACTATTTGAGCCAGCGCAAGCGAAAGCAGTTGCAGGCATGATCGAAGGGGAATATCTACGATCGCTCACCCTAAAAAATATGGCAACAAAATGGTTATCTGAAAACCGCCGTGAGGTTGTCAAAGCTTGGACAATTGCAAACGACATAGAAGATTGCTCAATCCGTATAGAAGTTTTAGTAAACGCCTTTGAACAACTGAATGCTTCAAACTTGAATGTGTCAAATCCTCAGAAAGCGAAAGCACTCGATCAGATAGAAGCTTTGATTGCAGTACTGCATGATCCGAACTTAAACTATCAAAGTGATCTGATCAACTACCAAGTTTCGCTAGCAGGTCTAAATATCCGAAGCGGACGTAAAGCACATGGTTTGAAGTTACTCGAAAACGTTCAGAAAGGCTTGAAACAATTTGATTCGGATACCTACCGAGCAGAGACTTTGATCAAACTTGCGACTCAGTATCAGTCGATCGGAGATAACCGAACTGCAATTCAAATGCTAGATAATGCCGCGATCGCAGTTCGAGATGCATATAATCCAAAACCTCGAACGAGTGGTCAATTTATCTTACCTCCGTTAGTTCCGACTCCTTACTGGCGCGAGGAGAAGCTATATAAAATTGCTGAACGCTATCGATCGCTCAACCAAATCCGAAAAGCAGAGGCAATTGAGCGAACGTTGCCGCAGCGCGCAAAAATTACGCTTCCCAGTCATTTCAAGCAACGCGCTAATCCCGTTCGCAGGGTTCAGCCTTCTCAAGTTCCATCCTTAAAAGTTCCAGAGAGTCGCTAGGATGCGATTCACTGTGTTAATGGGCGCGATCGCAGTTTTGGGAGCTTCGATCGCGCTGAACGTTATCCTATTTAGTCAGGCAAAAAAGTACTATCTCGAACTGAATGAAACGCGACTTGATCCGGTTGGATTGAGCACTTATTCTACTTCTCCTAGTCCCAGTCAGAATCGACCTCGCGTCGTCTTTTTTGGAGACTCTAGGGCTGAGAATTGGACATTTCCAGAGATGAGTCAGTATGAATTCATCGATCGTGGAATTAGCTCACAAACCTCAGTGCAAGCCATTCAACGATTTCAACAGCATGTCCGACCCTTACAGCCTAGAGTCATCATTGTTCAGGTTGGAATTAATGATCTCAAGACGATCGCATTATTTCCAGAACGAAAAGCTGAGATCATCGAAAATTGTCGATCGAATATTGAGCGAATTGTTCAAGAATCGAAAGCTTTGGGCGCGATCGTGATTCTGACTACGATTTTTCCAGTCGGAGATGTGCCCCTTCAGCGTCAGCTCTTTTGGTCAGATGAAATTGGTCAAGCTGTGCAAGAGATGAATCGTGAGCTAGCAGCACTAGCTAGCGATCGAGTGATGATTTTTGATGCGTTTTCAATTCTCGCTGACTCACAAGGCAAGCTACGCTCAGACTATCGAATGGATGAATTGCACCTGAATCAACAGGGATACTCAAGGTTAAATCAAGCGCTGATTGAACCGCTTGAAATGCTCAAACTTTAGATTTTTGTTCTACTTTTGAAGCTGAATTGATTCAATTTGATGTTACGCAATCCTTTGAGGAGCAAGTTCTCAGCTTTTTACCTTGAGTTTATCTTTAGAGATTTTTGCGATCGTTTTTCATAGCACTTTTACAGGTTCTTCAATCGTGCGTAATAGTCTACGGTTTTAAGTCTGAGAGGTTATGCAAGAGCCTGTTCAGTTGCATATGCTCAAAATCACAAACGCTACAAACTAATGTCTTCAGCAAGGATTGCTCAGGCACACGCTTCTCAATTCACAATAACCATGACGAAAACAACAGAGAACAAGTTACCCGGTTCTAAAGGTGAACACTTAGCCCAAGCAAAATATGACACAACTCGACGAGCCTTAGCATTTTACAACAAGCAAATGCTAACCTATCTCAATCCATTAATGTGTGAGTTTATTGGGCAGCAAGAACTGCTATTC is part of the Leptolyngbya boryana PCC 6306 genome and harbors:
- a CDS encoding SGNH/GDSL hydrolase family protein, producing the protein MRFTVLMGAIAVLGASIALNVILFSQAKKYYLELNETRLDPVGLSTYSTSPSPSQNRPRVVFFGDSRAENWTFPEMSQYEFIDRGISSQTSVQAIQRFQQHVRPLQPRVIIVQVGINDLKTIALFPERKAEIIENCRSNIERIVQESKALGAIVILTTIFPVGDVPLQRQLFWSDEIGQAVQEMNRELAALASDRVMIFDAFSILADSQGKLRSDYRMDELHLNQQGYSRLNQALIEPLEMLKL